From one Anopheles cruzii chromosome 3, idAnoCruzAS_RS32_06, whole genome shotgun sequence genomic stretch:
- the LOC128270773 gene encoding uncharacterized protein LOC128270773, with protein sequence MRKHHCKLPGAMRADESETHLPPILPGTTLCSRLLRYLRSSLLVSPNHPETRIYYQSRTKISAENERLVHQLSPFVIHPFSQFRMCWGMLIFFVLILHLVTLGFAFCFAPHLPHRYLWLLQIFDTLLCLMLAVEFLLQLFTGYESEGVIVLDPTRIVRYRLRWWNLTNSTLLLVPYVLLLDKLVVAFYQDAVLMYLGTVVYLYLLCVWRFTTINRYFETIAKGLLRLSLRQIHFVKAILNTLYVLHWTACLLYIVPMLSLSLLNEDRPEANFLVDVLWTQDQQRDAEHYPIRHRARLVVVDFHAHFRKNLAEQPPDDVTNSVAFLGGKLDDVHYNVTVPYRYLRALMITLKISLQGGHSLSVGAHFLHDWLQSLLLLCGWLWSTYILLLLVRSIMVADASTTRYDEILNEIDAFCTKKLLSRTLRQKLRHHFECHYRMHYFDERPILAHTSDYLRREMLLDVAHSAFLRRVDLFRDLPQYLLEDIADGLRFELFLAQDPITTADSKASAMYFLASGTAAVYTPDGEELGHLVDGANFGAVTLFRKDAKRTVSVVALEVCEVYWLEGNDFRRLMKPHPSLWAYITKLAEKHMVGDQPENGEDRFFNTFLY encoded by the coding sequence ATGCGGAAACATCACTGCAAACTGCCCGGAGCCATGCGTGCGGACGAGTCCGAAACCCATCTGCCACCGATCTTACCCGGAACGACACTCTGCAGCCGGTTGCTGAGGTATCTGCGCTCCTCGTTGCTAGTTTCACCGAACCATCCCGAAACGCGAATCTACTACCAGAGCCGGACCAAGATTTCGGCCGAGAATGAGCGATTGGTGCATCAGCTGTCCCCATTCGTGATTCATCCGTTCAGCCAGTTCCGCATGTGTTGGGGGATGCTCATCTTCTTCGTCCTCATATTGCACCTCGTGACGCTCGGGTTCGCGTTTTGCTTTGCTCCGCATTTGCCTCATAGATATCTTTGGCTGCTGCAGATATTCGACACGTTGCTCTGTTTGATGCTGGCGGTAGAGTTTCTGCTGCAACTGTTCACGGGCTACGAAAGCGAAGGAGTGATAGTTCTGGACCCGACGCGAATTGTGCGCTATCGGCTACGCTGGTGGAACCTCACTAACAGCACGCTTCTTTTGGTGCCCTACGTCCTGCTGCTAGATAAACTGGTGGTGGCCTTCTATCAGGACGCCGTCCTGATGTACCTCGGCACCGTGGTCTATCTCTatctgctgtgtgtgtggcggttcACTACCATCAACCGGTATTTCGAAACCATCGCCAAAGGTCTGTTGCGCCTATCGCTGAGACAAATTCACTTCGTCAAAGCCATCCTTAACACTCTCTACGTTCTGCACTGGACGGCCTGCCTACTGTATATCGTGCCGATGCTTTCCTTGTCTCTCCTGAACGAGGATCGTCCGGAAGCAAACTTCCTAGTGGACGTCCTGTGGACTCAAGATCAGCAGCGCGATGCGGAACACTATCCGATACGTCATAGAGCGCGATTGGTAGTAGTGGACTTCCATGCGCATTTCCGGAAGAACTTGGCCGAGCAGCCTCCGGATGACGTCACGAATAGTGTCGCCTTTCTTGGTGGAAAGCTCGACGATGTGCACTATAACGTGACCGTACCGTATCGCTACCTTCGGGCCCTGATGATCACGCTCAAGATAAGTCTGCAGGGTGGTCACTCGCTCTCGGTAGGGGCTCACTTCCTGCACGATTGGCTGCAATCGCTTCTCCTGCTGTGTGGTTGGCTCTGGTCTACCtacatcctgctgctgctggttcgcTCGATCATGGTGGCGGATGCGAGCACCACCCGGTACGACGAGATACTGAACGAGATCGATGCGTTCTGCACCAAGAAGCTCCTTAGTCGGACCCTGCGCCAAAAGTTGAGGCACCATTTTGAATGCCACTACCGGATGCACTACTTCGACGAGCGTCCAATTCTGGCGCACACCTCTGACTACTTGCGTCGCGAGATGCTGTTGGATGTGGCGCACTCGGCATTTTTGAGGCGGGTGGACTTATTCCGGGACCTGCCACAATATCTTCTCGAGGACATTGCTGATGGGTTGCGGTTCGAATTGTTCCTGGCGCAAGACCCGATCACGACCGCTGATAGCAAGGCCAGTGCCATGTACTTTCTGGCGAGTGGAACTGCCGCCGTCTACACACCCGATGGGGAGGAGTTGGGCCATCTGGTCGATGGTGCCAACTTCGGAGCAGTGACGCTGTTCCGGAAGGACGCGAAGCGTACGGTGTCCGTGGTGGCACTGGAGGTTTGCGAAGTGTACTGGCTGGAAGGAAACGACTTCCGACGATTGATGAAACCTCATCCGTCCCTTTGGGCGTACATAACCAAGCTGGCGGAAAAACACATGGTCGGTGACCAACCGGAAAACGGCGAAGATCGGTTTTTCAACACGTTTCTCTACTAA
- the LOC128270775 gene encoding cilia- and flagella-associated protein 251-like gives MGEVVEFIPEDARDSGKVHHRCQPLHLEWLSGFNPRVPLLNVSASRERKELVLASASTLLFYSYDGEHEKVHPVIGHKSNVNAIGSDGSGRFVVSSDNCYSINVWDRGTTTNEDHVPLAIRTIFEPFKGTKMHAVALSHDGKYLLAGGGADQGNQLKIWSWTVGNDFPDDTISLPARLGRIKTVHFCKDRHRQHQFVVTMESGVVFGAWDAKEQKLSVQVPKRHGFQDYNDSVFVVGTDRAVSVTAGGMAIVWSDDKKVGSEETGGAPLRKEFLKYLHLKYASINVVRSCDEKIITGDDDGEIRFYDNSMKILYWFKQEDLEPIRTLSFDLMATRPRKAPPAEQPLAGDPTPDDAEPSKREPETTIEEIAPKDVSFEAKPVIVRGFVSATKSGKIYDIDIVYNKIQELFLPSPSIITAVDAHPTRSEICTCDGNGRIVVYELKAKTITSTLDVPIQRTRRGRITTLSYSPCGTFLAGGAENGYIWMIDPNIMVVNAGSPLQFTNEKLRLVKFSSDCKYLVCVEEQNIITLLQREKEDWLTTGRCATHRLVDTAFLSAIEFISIGEDRYMVQYVVNDSEKSQQSALSIGKRRRIEQTAVPVALLVLPNDQLLVSNDHLKFKLFNRNTFDIMHTFLGPFHDGPARCLRLLPGEEFFVFITNNNIYLHRLPIDGNPFKYLAVRGHPKHLKWLQLAGGTDPCAITFGEGDHAVALWRVNTRPVLDNLKHSGTGLDPFCALLPGGKTGCYVREMLSLFFYNQISPKNSDGDAELTLRDAMDTRDVPNYMRSIGFHMSEFEEQNLCQEMALAGNCYLTFEEVAKLFLNHRTSGSPSSEDVLTAVTYIGATVTSGTRVDLRRFGELLTTVGEPMDRQASDFYIKILFPSSRQQMGDVESEAVDSMGEANDGGGDEQSPHLISVDDFTEKLC, from the exons ATGGGTGAAGTTGTGGAATTCATCCCGGAAGATGCTCGGGACAGTGGAAAAGTTCACCATCGCTGTCAGCCTTTG CACCTGGAATGGCTTTCCGGGTTCAATCCACGTGTTCCACTGCTCAACGTCAGCGCCAGCCGCGAGCGTAAGGAGCTGGTGTTGGCCTCGGCCAGCACCCTGCTGTTCTACTCCTACGACGGCGAACACGAGAAAGTTCACCCCGTAATCGGACAC AAAAGCAACGTTAACGCAATTGGAAGCGACGGTAGTGGCCGGTTCGTTGTAAGCTCCGACAACTGTTACAGCATCAACGTGTGGGACCGAGGAACGACGACCAACGAAGATCATGTTCCGCTCGCCATCCGCACCATCTTTGAACCGTTCAAGGGGACGAAAATGCATGCCGTTGCCCTCAGTCACGATGGAAAATATCTTCTGGCGGGGGGTGGTGCTGACCAGGGCAACCAGCTCAAGATCTGGTCCTGGACGGTGGGCAATGACTTCCCCGATG ACACCATTTCGCTTCCGGCACGGTTGGGGCGCATCAAAACGGTCCATTTCTGCAAGGACCGTCACCGGCAGCACCAGTTTGTGGTGACGATGGAGAGCGGCGTCGTGTTCGGTGCCTGGGATGCCAAGGAGCAGAAGCTCTCGGTACAGGTGCCCAAGCGACATGGGTTTCAGGACTACAACGATTCGGTGTTTGTGGTCGGTACGGATCGGGCGGTGTCAGTGACGGCTGGCGGAATGGCGATCGTGTGGAGCGACGACAAGAAGGTCGGCAGTGAAGAGACGGGAGGAGCGCCTCTGCGGAAGGAGTTTCTGAAGTACCTCCACCTGAAGTACGCCTCGATCAACGTGGTGCGCTCGTGTGACGAAAAGATCATCAccggggatgatgatggcgagaTACGGTTCTACGACAACTCGATGAAGATCCTGTACTGGTTCAAGCAGGAGGACCTCGAACCGATCCGAACGCTTTCGTTCGACCTGATGGCGACGCGCCCTCGCAAAGCTCCACCGGCTGAGCAGCCATTGGCAGGTGACCCCACGCCGGATGACG CGGAACCATCGAAGCGAGAACCTGAGACCACCATCGAAGAGATCGCTCCAAAGGATGTGTCGTTCGAGGCGAAACCCGTGATCGTTCGCGGATTCGTGTCGGCGACCAAGTCCGGCAAAATCTACGACATCGACATCGTGTACAACAAGATACAGGAACTGTTCCTTCCATCGCCCAGCATCATCACGGCGGTTGATGCCCATCCCACGAG ATCGGAGATTTGCACATGCGATGGAAACGGGCGAATTGTTGTGTATGAattgaaagcgaaaacaatAACCAGCACGCTGGACGTTCCGATACAGCGAACACGCCGAGGAAGGATCACAACCCTATCTTATTCTCCTTGCG GAACGTTCTTGGCTGGAGGTGCGGAGAACGGATACATCTGGATGATTGATCCGAACATAATGGTCGTCAACGCAGGTAGTCCCCTTCAGTTCACCAATGAAAAGCTGCGGCTAGTAAAGTTCTCCAGCGACTGTAAATATCTCGTATGTGTG GAGGAGCAGAACATTATCACTCTTTTgcagcgagaaaaagaagatTGGCTAACGACGGGACGCTGCGCCACGCACAGACTGGTGGACACCGCGTTTCTGAGCGCTATCGAATTCATCTCGATCGGTGAAGATCGT TACATGGTGCAATATGTAGTGAACGACAGCGAAAAGTCCCAACAATCGGCCCTATCAATCGGTAAACGTCGTCGAATTGAGCAAACGGCAGTTCCCGTGGCACTGCTCGTGCTCCCAAACGATCAACTGCTTGTGTCCAATGATCATCTGAAGTTCAAACTGTTTAATCGCAACACGTTCGACATCATGCACACCTTTCTCGGTCCCTTCCACGACGGTCCTGCTCGGTGCCTACGG TTGCTTCCCGGTGAGGAGTTCTTCGTTTtcatcaccaacaacaataTCTATCTACACCGCCTGCCGATCGATGGCAATCCGTTCAAATATTTGGCCGTCCGTGGTCATCCCAAGCACCTCAAGTGGCTACAGCTTGCCGGCGGCACAGATCCTTGTGCGATCACCTTCGGGGAAGGTGATCATGCAGTCGCTTTGTGGAGAGTGAACACGAG GCCGGTGCTAGACAATTTGAAGCACTCTGGAACCGGGCTGGATCCGTTCTGTGCACTACTGCCGGGCGGTAAAACGGGCTGCTACGTCCGAGAAATGTTGAGTCTGTTCTTCTACAATCAGATTTCCCCCAAAAATAGCGACGGCGATGCAGAACTCACG TTGCGGGATGCGATGGATACGCGGGACGTTCCGAATTATATGCGCAGCATTGGATTCCATATGAGCGAGTTCGAG GAACAAAACCTTTGCCAAGAAATGGCACTAGCGGGAAACTGTTACCTTACCTTTGAGGAAGTGGCCAAACTGTTTCTCAACCATCGTACCAGTGGGTCTCCCAGCAGCGAGGACGTTCTGACCGCCGTTACTTACATCGGTGCCACAGTGACGTCCG GCACCCGGGTCGATCTGCGACGTTTCGGCGAGTTGCTGACAACCGTCGGTGAGCCGATGGATCGGCAGGCTTCGGatttttacattaaaattCTGTTCCCGTCCAGCCGGCAGCAGATGGGTGACGTAGAATCGGAGGCTGTCGACAGCATGGGGGAAGCCAACGATGGTGGCGGAGATGAGCAAAGCCCTCACCTTATCAGCGTCGATGACTTTACCGAAAAACTGTGTTGA
- the LOC128273473 gene encoding wee1-like protein kinase encodes MEIHTESSGIDSSPDMNSSVELNPSPVRSVVMPRKLTFCETSPEVVEPQPATMKQPSSMSPPYRKVRALRLFDTPATPKTIIQKSTNNMFTRTEFGRPKKGSALVERYDVLAKPMDAEMAMIATEKPRSVPLHRHYDAGLPANVNPFTPPAMFMRTKKRTRQEGGLAGPLEGGDSCQTTVGSKLTLNQSFPTVFPCNRINSKSQSRWTYGGAALTPFAGRQPPGNDSTNHTLKAFNLVEDECGEFRQAPKRLALQDSNISRYDKEFIQLALLGEGEFGQVYQCLNRLDGCIYAIKKSIRPVAGSAFEKTALNEVYAHAVLGKHDNVVRYYSAWAENNHMLIQNEYCNGGSLQTVLQERCLNESELRTLLLHIAEGLKYIHSNELVHMDLKAGNIFLSKTPLRAAGCSMGSYVSAATDYADDGFEDVYDDLENEFLVTYKIGDLGHVTSMNDPQVEEGDCRYMAREILHEDNSNLAKADIFSLGITLYEAGGGGPLPKNGTGWHQLRNGQFPDLPGIGREFNDLIKKMMHPNPEKRPSSTTIFNHPVLSPIDSKTKAQLNLELSMERQKNEVLLRKLKEQAKLIKSIEQQSNSTTASSIRKSRGQASLHELNTSDRKLRSYSRKKRSTNLLSGRRGIRDNNKSKDY; translated from the exons ATGGAGATTCATACCGAGAGCAGCGGTATTGATTCCTCGCCGGACATGAATTCCAGCGTCGAGCTCAACCCATCGCccgtccggtcggtggtgatgCCCCGGAAGCTGACGTTCTGCGAAACGTCCCCGGAAGTGGTCGAACCGCAGCCGGCCACCATGAAGCAGCCGTCGTCGATGTCGCCTCCCTACCGGAAGGTGCGAGCGCTGCGACTCTTCGACACGCCGGCCACACCGAAAACCATCATCCAGAAGTCGACCAACAATATGTTCACTCGGACGGAATTCGGCCGGCCAAAGAAGGGCTCGGCCTTGGTGGAACGCTACGATGTGCTGGCCAAACCGATGGACGCCGAAATGGCGATGATTGCCACGGAGAAGCCACGGTCCGTGCCGCTGCACCGGCACTACGATGCAGGTTTGCCGGCCAACGTGAATCCGTTCACACCGCCGGCAATGTTTATGCGCACCAAGAAGCGCACCCGCCAGGAGGGTGGTTTGGCAGGGCCGCTGGAAGGAGGCGACAGTTGCCAGACGACGGTCGGTTCCAAACTCACGCTGAACCAAAGCTTTCCGACCGTGTTTCCGTGCAACCGGATCAACAGCAAAAGCCAAAGCCGCTGGACGTACGGTGGCGCAGCGTTGacaccgttcgccggccgtcAACCGCCCGGCAACGACTCGACCAACCACACACTGAAGGCGTTCAATTTGGTCGAGGACGAGTGCGGCGAGTTCCGTCAAGCCCCGAAACGGCTTGCGCTACAGGACTCGAACATTTCGCGCTACGACAAGGAGTTCATCCAACTGGCGCTGCTGGGTGAGGGTGAGTTCGGGCAGGTCTACCAGTGTCTGAACCGACTCGATGGCTGTATTTACGCGATCAAGAAGAGcatccggccggtggcgggcAGCGCGTTCGAGAAGACGGCCCTGAACGAAGTGTATGCGCACGCCGTGCTCGGTAAGCACGATAACGTGGTGCGCTACTACTCGGCCTGGGCCGAGAACAACCACATGCTGATCCAGAACGAGTACTGCAACGGGGGAAGCCTGCAGACGGTGCTGCAGGAGCGCTGCCTGAATGAGTCGGAACTgcgcacgctgctgctgcacatcgCCGAAGGGCTGAAGTACATCCACTCCAACGAGCTGGTGCACATGGACCTGAAGGCGGGCAACATCTTCCTCTCGAAGACACCGCTCCGGGCGGCGGGCTGTTCCATGGGAAGCTACGTATCCGCGGCCACCGATTACGCCGACGATGGGTTCGAGGATGTGTACGACGATCTGGAGAACGAGTTCCTGGTGACGTACAAGATCGGCGATCTGGGCCACGTGACGTCGATGAATGATCCGCAGGTGGAGGAGGGCGACTGTCGCTACATGGCGAGAGAGATTCTTCACGAGGACAACTCCAACCTTGCCAAGGCTGACATCTTCTCGCTCGGCATCACGTTGTACGaggcgggcggtggcggtccgcTGCCGAAGAACGGCACCGGCTGGCACCAGCTGCGCAACGGCCAGTTCCCCGATCTGCCCGGCATCGGGCGCGAGTTCAACGATCTCATCAAGAAGATGATGCACCCGAACCCGGAAAAGCGGCCCTCGTCTACGACGATCTTCAACCATCC GGTTCTTTCACCGATCGACTCCAAAACCAAGGCCCAGCTGAATCTCGAGCTAAGCATGGAGCGGCAGAAGAACGAGGTGTTGCTGAGAAAGTTGAAGGAACAGGCCAAGCTGATTAAATCGATCGAACAACAATCAAACAGCACCACTG CATCGAGCATTCGCAAGTCGCGTGGCCAGGCATCGTTGCACGAGCTAAATACCTCCGATCGGAAGCTGCGATCGTATTCGCGCAAGAAGCGCTCAACCAATCTGCTGTCCGGGCGCCGGGGTATCCGGGACAACAATAAATCAAAGGACTACtag